One Archangium lipolyticum DNA segment encodes these proteins:
- a CDS encoding tetratricopeptide repeat protein: protein MDKNKIIEAAAKLVAKGAYDKAIKEYQKVLDVDPKDGRVLQKMGELYQKKNDNAQAAHYFSKVAEGYSADGFFLKAVALYKQVLKLNPNLLDVNLKLAELHQQLGLMSEAMAYFQIVANHYEKAGDVKNSLDTLKKMVDLDPENVASKIKLAELYARENLPREAAQEFKRAAEYLKRNSRMDDWLRVAERLSTLEPDNVALAKELAQQYLVRADQKRALAKLQVCFKADGRDVETLNMLAQAFHGLGQTAKTISVYKELAKVYQERGRTKDANEIWDRVAELDPADPELEAYRASGPAAAAPAPAPAAPAPAPAPVAAPARAPAAQPAPAARAPVAVAQPAPAPAPVEPEPAQAPAAQSGKDQFSKLLTETDVYVKYGLHDKALEHLRKIFAVDPENLDAHEKAYHIYVASGNAAQASEQLLNVLRLCTRRVEVPRAQPYLAVILQQNPGHPEVPAFLAVLRTDEAGATVGAQVESVGEDAILVDSSDDEIVVADAPADALEHPPGDELALVSASSADEEEQIVSAEFAIPADAEDGVVLADDEPGAVVSGDEPLFGADDEPEEATTVFMEPVGADDAALEAASDDEPLLADSGTELALGDDEPSPTQVSAPSAQLLQDSFEDEPVLGQAQDIPTQVSARPLELDTFADEPTAFGSPELEDEGTPVDTPALASYELEEPEPAPVVAKAPAAPAKAQPAPVVAKAPAAPAKAPAAPAKAQPQAAAPAAKAPAAPAKAQPAPAAKAPAAPVKPQPAPVAQVEEPQEEPAGEECDEASFFIDQGLFEEAREIIETVMIAFPGHARATELMERLEALESGGAPAAQEESEADAVSVPAVPALGESPAERDAFDLAAELAGEFGDLGGDQPAAPAAEEDFQYSVEEVFAEFKKGLAKVVKPEDVDTHYDLGIAYREMGLIDDALHEFTVAREGCMGKKREVDCLTMIGMLQAQKGDAGAAVDTFKQALASEHATGEVSKALGFELAMAYEARGEAGKALYHFQRVAALDAKFRDAAGHAERLAATTSPVVDPLPTGGPRNGSNGAAKATSPRVPVAAAPPAAASAANPRKVGYV, encoded by the coding sequence ATGGACAAGAACAAGATCATCGAAGCCGCCGCCAAGCTCGTCGCGAAGGGCGCCTACGACAAGGCCATCAAGGAGTATCAGAAGGTTCTGGACGTGGACCCGAAGGACGGCCGGGTCCTCCAGAAGATGGGGGAGCTGTACCAGAAGAAGAACGACAACGCCCAGGCGGCCCACTACTTCTCCAAGGTCGCCGAGGGCTACTCGGCCGATGGGTTCTTCCTCAAGGCCGTTGCCCTCTACAAGCAGGTCCTCAAGCTCAACCCCAACCTGCTGGACGTCAACCTCAAGCTGGCGGAGCTCCATCAGCAGCTCGGACTGATGTCCGAGGCCATGGCGTATTTCCAGATCGTCGCCAACCACTACGAGAAGGCCGGCGACGTCAAGAACTCCCTGGATACGCTCAAGAAGATGGTGGATCTCGACCCCGAGAACGTGGCGTCGAAGATCAAGCTCGCCGAGCTGTACGCGCGCGAGAACCTGCCGCGCGAGGCCGCCCAGGAGTTCAAGCGCGCCGCCGAGTACCTCAAGCGCAACAGCCGGATGGACGACTGGCTGCGCGTGGCCGAGCGGCTCTCCACCCTCGAGCCGGACAACGTCGCGCTGGCCAAGGAGCTGGCCCAGCAGTACCTGGTGCGCGCGGATCAGAAGCGCGCCCTGGCCAAGCTCCAGGTGTGCTTCAAGGCGGACGGGCGCGACGTCGAGACGCTCAACATGCTGGCCCAGGCCTTCCACGGGCTCGGCCAGACCGCCAAGACCATCTCCGTCTACAAGGAGCTGGCCAAGGTCTACCAGGAGCGCGGCCGCACCAAGGACGCGAACGAGATCTGGGACCGCGTCGCCGAGTTGGATCCGGCTGATCCGGAGCTGGAGGCGTACAGGGCCTCGGGTCCCGCCGCCGCGGCTCCAGCGCCCGCTCCAGCCGCGCCAGCTCCGGCGCCCGCTCCGGTCGCTGCCCCCGCGCGCGCTCCGGCCGCGCAGCCCGCCCCGGCCGCCAGGGCCCCGGTGGCCGTCGCTCAGCCCGCTCCCGCTCCCGCCCCGGTGGAACCCGAGCCCGCCCAGGCTCCCGCGGCCCAGTCCGGCAAGGATCAGTTCTCCAAGCTGCTGACGGAGACGGACGTCTACGTCAAGTACGGCCTGCACGATAAGGCGCTCGAGCACCTGCGGAAGATCTTCGCGGTGGACCCGGAGAACCTCGACGCGCACGAGAAGGCGTACCACATCTACGTCGCCTCCGGGAACGCGGCCCAGGCCAGCGAGCAGCTGCTGAACGTGCTGCGCCTGTGCACGCGCCGCGTGGAGGTGCCGCGCGCCCAGCCGTACCTGGCCGTCATCCTCCAGCAGAACCCCGGCCACCCCGAGGTACCGGCCTTCCTGGCCGTGCTGCGCACCGACGAGGCGGGCGCCACGGTGGGCGCGCAGGTGGAGTCGGTGGGCGAGGACGCCATCCTGGTGGACTCGAGCGACGATGAGATCGTCGTCGCCGACGCGCCCGCGGACGCCCTGGAGCATCCGCCGGGTGACGAGCTGGCCCTCGTCTCCGCGAGCAGCGCGGATGAAGAGGAGCAGATCGTCTCCGCCGAGTTCGCCATCCCCGCCGACGCGGAGGATGGGGTGGTGCTCGCGGACGACGAGCCTGGCGCGGTGGTGTCGGGCGATGAGCCCCTCTTCGGCGCCGACGACGAGCCCGAGGAGGCGACGACCGTCTTCATGGAGCCGGTCGGCGCCGACGACGCCGCCCTGGAGGCCGCCTCCGACGACGAGCCGCTGCTGGCGGACTCGGGGACGGAGCTGGCGCTCGGCGACGACGAGCCGTCTCCCACGCAGGTGTCGGCTCCCTCGGCGCAGCTCCTCCAGGATTCCTTCGAGGACGAGCCCGTACTCGGGCAGGCGCAGGACATTCCCACGCAGGTGTCGGCGCGCCCGCTGGAGCTGGACACCTTCGCCGACGAGCCCACCGCGTTCGGCTCTCCCGAGCTCGAGGACGAGGGCACCCCGGTGGATACGCCGGCGCTCGCCTCCTACGAGCTCGAGGAGCCAGAGCCCGCGCCCGTGGTGGCCAAGGCTCCGGCTGCTCCCGCCAAGGCCCAGCCCGCGCCCGTGGTGGCCAAGGCTCCGGCTGCTCCCGCCAAGGCTCCGGCCGCTCCCGCCAAGGCTCAGCCCCAGGCCGCGGCGCCCGCCGCGAAGGCTCCGGCCGCTCCCGCCAAGGCCCAGCCCGCGCCCGCCGCGAAGGCTCCGGCCGCTCCCGTCAAGCCGCAGCCCGCGCCCGTCGCCCAGGTCGAGGAGCCCCAGGAGGAGCCGGCCGGCGAGGAGTGCGACGAGGCCAGCTTCTTCATCGACCAGGGCCTCTTCGAGGAGGCGCGGGAGATCATCGAGACGGTGATGATCGCCTTCCCGGGCCACGCGCGCGCCACCGAGCTGATGGAGCGGCTCGAGGCGCTCGAGTCCGGGGGAGCCCCGGCGGCCCAGGAGGAGTCCGAGGCCGACGCGGTGTCCGTGCCCGCCGTGCCCGCGCTGGGCGAGTCCCCCGCCGAGCGCGATGCGTTCGACCTGGCGGCGGAGCTGGCCGGCGAGTTCGGCGACCTGGGCGGCGATCAGCCCGCGGCGCCCGCCGCCGAGGAGGACTTCCAGTACTCGGTGGAGGAGGTCTTCGCCGAGTTCAAGAAGGGCCTCGCCAAGGTGGTCAAGCCCGAGGACGTGGACACGCACTACGACCTGGGCATCGCCTACCGCGAGATGGGCCTCATCGACGACGCCCTCCACGAGTTCACCGTGGCTCGCGAGGGTTGCATGGGCAAGAAGCGTGAGGTGGACTGCCTCACGATGATTGGCATGCTGCAGGCCCAGAAGGGCGATGCGGGCGCGGCCGTGGACACCTTCAAGCAGGCGCTCGCCAGCGAGCACGCCACGGGTGAGGTGTCCAAGGCGCTCGGGTTCGAGCTGGCCATGGCCTACGAGGCCCGTGGCGAGGCGGGCAAGGCCCTCTATCACTTCCAGCGCGTGGCCGCGCTCGACGCGAAGTTCCGCGACGCCGCCGGCCATGCGGAGCGGTTGGCCGCCACCACCTCCCCGGTGGTGGATCCGCTGCCCACCGGCGGACCCAGGAATGGGTCCAATGGTGCGGCCAAGGCCACCAGTCCCCGAGTGCCCGTCGCAGCGGCTCCCCCCGCGGCGGCGAGCGCAGCCAATCCGCGCAAGGTAGGCTACGTCTAG
- the accC gene encoding acetyl-CoA carboxylase biotin carboxylase subunit, whose translation MFKKVLIANRGEIALRVIRACRELGIATVAVHSTADANALHVRFADESVCIGPPPSKESYLNIPQLLSAAEITRADAIHPGYGFLSENSEFAKVCRDCKIHFIGPRPEMISLMGNKVRARNAAREAGLPLLPGSTGTVKDAREAEAFAREIGFPVILKAAAGGGGKGMKIVREPGALAQAFATAAAEAVASFNNGDLYIERYVEKPRHIEIQVVADEHGNIIHLGERECSVQRRHQKLIEESPSPALTPELRREMGEVSIRAMQKLGYNNVGTIEYLLDENGRFYFMEMNTRIQVEHPVTELVTGIDLVREQITLSSGEPLKRKQEDIQMRGHAIECRVNAEDPITFAPWPGKITAYSVPGGYGVRVDSSAYENYTVLPYYDSLLAKLIVYAEDRPTAIRRMQRALGEYVVQGIRTNIPFHRAAMAEDAFIEGNYDTRFVERLLASETGSHRLRKAIEETP comes from the coding sequence GTGTTCAAGAAGGTGCTGATCGCCAACCGCGGGGAGATTGCCCTGCGGGTCATTCGCGCCTGCCGCGAGCTGGGCATCGCCACTGTGGCGGTGCACTCCACGGCAGACGCCAACGCGCTCCATGTCCGGTTCGCCGATGAGTCGGTGTGCATCGGCCCGCCGCCGTCCAAGGAGAGCTACCTCAACATTCCACAGCTGCTCTCCGCGGCCGAAATCACTCGCGCGGACGCCATCCACCCGGGCTACGGCTTCCTCTCGGAGAACTCCGAGTTCGCCAAGGTGTGCCGGGACTGCAAGATTCATTTCATCGGCCCCCGGCCGGAGATGATCTCGCTGATGGGCAACAAGGTGCGCGCGCGCAACGCGGCACGCGAGGCGGGCCTGCCCCTGCTGCCCGGCAGCACCGGCACGGTGAAGGATGCCCGCGAGGCCGAGGCCTTCGCCAGGGAGATCGGCTTCCCGGTCATCCTCAAGGCGGCGGCCGGCGGTGGCGGCAAGGGCATGAAGATCGTCCGTGAGCCGGGCGCGCTGGCCCAGGCCTTCGCCACGGCGGCCGCGGAGGCGGTGGCCTCCTTCAACAACGGCGACCTCTACATCGAGCGGTACGTGGAGAAGCCGCGCCACATCGAAATCCAGGTCGTGGCCGACGAGCACGGCAACATCATCCACCTGGGTGAGCGCGAGTGCTCCGTGCAGCGGCGCCACCAGAAGCTCATCGAGGAGAGCCCCTCGCCGGCGCTCACCCCGGAGCTGCGCCGCGAGATGGGCGAGGTCTCCATCCGCGCGATGCAGAAGCTCGGCTACAACAACGTGGGCACTATCGAGTACCTGCTCGACGAGAACGGGCGGTTCTACTTCATGGAGATGAACACCCGCATCCAGGTGGAGCACCCGGTGACCGAGCTCGTCACCGGCATCGACCTGGTCCGCGAGCAGATCACCCTCTCCTCCGGCGAGCCGCTCAAGCGCAAGCAGGAGGACATCCAGATGCGCGGCCACGCCATCGAGTGCCGCGTCAACGCCGAGGACCCCATCACCTTCGCCCCCTGGCCGGGGAAGATCACCGCCTACAGCGTCCCCGGCGGCTATGGCGTGCGTGTGGACTCCAGTGCGTACGAGAACTACACCGTGCTGCCGTACTACGACAGCCTGCTGGCCAAGCTGATCGTCTACGCGGAGGACCGGCCCACGGCCATCCGCCGCATGCAGCGGGCGCTGGGCGAGTACGTGGTGCAGGGCATCCGCACCAACATCCCGTTCCACCGGGCGGCCATGGCGGAGGACGCCTTCATCGAGGGCAACTACGACACGCGCTTCGTGGAGCGGCTGCTGGCGTCCGAGACGGGCTCCCACCGGCTGCGCAAGGCCATCGAGGAGACGCCCTGA
- the accB gene encoding acetyl-CoA carboxylase biotin carboxyl carrier protein — protein sequence MATKRKVTRTESASAEQAGNVRVEGNTTSLDVEALRQIVEILEASEVTRLVWQRGEERLFIRRGPVPAPTIVHAAPVSPSVSPAPVMAAPVSAAPAVSAPAVVHAPAAAAAPAAEKPGHVVTSPFVGTFYRTPAPEQPAFVEVGTVVKKGQVLCIIEAMKLMNEIEADVAGRVAEILVENGQPVEFGQALFRIEPV from the coding sequence TTGGCAACCAAGCGCAAGGTAACGCGAACGGAGTCGGCGTCCGCCGAGCAGGCGGGCAATGTCCGCGTGGAGGGCAACACCACCTCCCTGGACGTGGAGGCGCTCCGGCAGATCGTGGAGATCCTCGAGGCTTCCGAGGTAACGCGGCTGGTGTGGCAGCGGGGTGAGGAGCGGCTGTTCATCCGCCGGGGCCCCGTGCCCGCGCCCACCATCGTTCACGCGGCTCCCGTATCGCCGTCGGTGAGCCCTGCGCCGGTGATGGCCGCGCCGGTGTCCGCCGCTCCCGCGGTGTCCGCTCCGGCCGTGGTGCACGCCCCGGCGGCCGCCGCGGCTCCGGCCGCGGAGAAGCCCGGTCATGTCGTCACCAGCCCGTTCGTGGGAACGTTCTACCGGACGCCCGCGCCGGAGCAGCCCGCCTTCGTGGAGGTGGGCACCGTGGTGAAGAAGGGCCAGGTGCTCTGCATCATCGAGGCCATGAAGCTGATGAACGAGATCGAGGCCGACGTGGCGGGTAGGGTGGCTGAGATTCTCGTGGAGAATGGGCAGCCGGTCGAGTTCGGCCAGGCGCTGTTCCGCATCGAGCCGGTCTGA
- the efp gene encoding elongation factor P, giving the protein MAGVIDTSEFRKGMKIEVDGEPFEIVEFQHVKPGKGSAFVRTSIRSLLSGRVLQPTFKSGDKVGKPDIEEKDMQFLYEQGGDFYFMDTRNYEQTFISADVLGEAKNFLKENINAAILFYNGKAIGVTLPNSVDLKVTKCDPGIRGDTVSGALKPATLETGYTVNVPLFINEGDILKIDTRDGKYLTRVATAG; this is encoded by the coding sequence ATGGCTGGTGTCATTGATACGTCCGAGTTCCGCAAGGGCATGAAGATCGAAGTCGACGGTGAGCCGTTCGAAATCGTCGAGTTCCAGCACGTCAAGCCGGGCAAGGGCTCGGCGTTCGTGCGCACGTCCATCCGCAGCCTGCTGTCCGGCCGCGTCCTTCAGCCGACCTTCAAGTCCGGCGACAAGGTGGGCAAGCCCGACATCGAAGAGAAGGACATGCAGTTCCTGTACGAGCAGGGCGGCGACTTCTACTTCATGGACACGCGCAACTACGAGCAGACCTTCATCAGCGCGGACGTGCTCGGCGAGGCGAAGAACTTCCTCAAGGAGAACATCAACGCGGCCATCCTGTTCTACAACGGCAAGGCCATTGGTGTGACCCTGCCGAACTCGGTGGACCTGAAGGTGACGAAGTGCGATCCGGGCATCCGTGGCGACACGGTGTCTGGCGCGTTGAAGCCGGCCACGCTGGAGACGGGCTACACCGTCAACGTGCCGCTCTTCATCAACGAGGGTGACATCCTCAAGATCGACACGCGCGACGGCAAGTACCTCACGCGCGTGGCCACCGCGGGTTAG
- a CDS encoding roadblock/LC7 domain-containing protein encodes MSFRTHLESVVNQVDGALACSVMGFDGIAVETHQRDEAGDLELNGAWVEYANLLGQLRQAAETLKTGAVQEVSVNSERVLTLMRLVSPEYFLVLALRADGNYGKGRYVLRVTAPKILAEL; translated from the coding sequence ATGTCCTTCCGTACGCACCTCGAGTCGGTGGTCAATCAGGTAGACGGGGCCCTGGCCTGCAGTGTGATGGGTTTCGACGGCATCGCCGTGGAGACCCATCAGCGGGACGAGGCGGGTGATCTGGAGCTGAACGGGGCCTGGGTGGAGTACGCCAACCTGCTCGGCCAGCTCCGTCAGGCCGCCGAGACCCTCAAGACGGGCGCCGTCCAGGAGGTCAGCGTCAACAGCGAGCGGGTGCTCACGTTGATGCGCCTGGTGTCTCCGGAATACTTCCTGGTCCTGGCGCTTCGGGCGGACGGTAACTACGGAAAGGGCAGATACGTCCTCCGGGTGACCGCCCCCAAGATCCTCGCCGAGCTGTAG